The Streptosporangiales bacterium DNA window CGGCCTGACTCTTTACGCCGTCCTCCGCGAACTCCAGGCCCTACTCGGCGTCTGGACCGGCGCTTGCCGTCTCTGCCTGCAACCCGTCCTGCCACGCCCACCCACCCCCGCAGACTCGACATAACAAAGTACTACTAGTGGTCACCCGGCGTTCATGGCCCGCGAACGGTCAAGATGTGGACGGATCGGCGACGGTGCGTGAGAGCGTGTCCGCCGCGTAGTGCGGAGCATCGCCGTCAACAAGCAGGCGGCCGCACGTTGTAGAGGTTCTGCGTCTGCTCGAGGCCGTCGGCCAGGAGCGACTCGACGGCGTCGGCGCTGCGGTCGACGAGGTAGTCGAGGTCGGCGCGCTCGGCCCTGCCGAAGTCGCGCAGCAGGAAGTCGATCGGGTCCTGCCTGCCCGGCGGGCGCCCCACACCGAAGCGGACGCGGAAGTACTCACCGGAGGCGATGGACCGCCTGATCGACCGCAGGCCGTTGTGCCCGTTGTCCCCGCCGCCGAGCTTGACCCGCAGCTGCCCGAACTCCACGTCGAGCTCGTCGTGCACGACCACGAGGCGCTCGGTGGCCACCTTGAAGAAGCCACACAGTCCGGCGACGGCGGTGCCCGAGTCGTTCATGTACGTCTGCGGCTTGGCGAGCACGCAGCGTTGACCGGCCACGTGGTCCTCGGCGAAGTCGGCGCGGGACCGGTGGCGCTTGAACCGGGCACCGCGCCGCTCGGCGAGCAGGTCGACGACGCGGAACCCGATGTTGTGCCGGTTGCCCGCGTAGGTCGGACCGGGGTTACCGAGACCGACGACCAGCCACGGACCCGACGCGGGCACGTCCACGGTCGGCTCGACGACTAGTCCCCCACTAGCTCGAGGACTCGGCGGGCTCGGGCGTCTCCGCATCGGCGGACTCGCCGGCCCCGCCCTCGGTCTCCTCGCCGCCCTCGTCCGCGGTCTCCGCCTCGGCGTCGGGGAGGTCTGCCTCGAGCTCCTCGGCGGTCGGGGCGGGCACGATGTGGAGGACGAGCAGGTCGCCGTCGACGTCGAGCTCGACGCCCGACGGCAGCTTGACGTCGGCGGCGGTGAGCTGTTCGCCGATGGCCAGGCCGTCGACGTTGACCTCGAACTCGGTCGGGATGTGGGTGGCCTCCGCCTGCACGGTGAGGCTGTTGAGCTGCACCGCGAGCATGCCGTCCACGACGACCTCGCCGACGATGGTCAGCGGGATGTCGACGCTGACCTTCTCACCACGCCGCACGAGCAGGAGGTCGACGTGCTCGAGGATGCCCTTGATCGGGTCGCGCTGCACCGCCTTGGGGATCGCCAGCTCCGACTCGGCGAGGCCGTCGATCCGCAGCAGGACGTTGGGCGCCTTGAGCGCGAGCATCAGGTCGTGTCCCGGCATCGACAGGTGCCTGGGATCGGTGCCGTGGCCGTACAAGACGACGGGCACCTTGTGCGCGCGGCGGACACGACGCGCGGCGCCCTTGCCGAACTCGGTGCGCGGCTCGGCCTGGATACGGACCTCGGACACGGGGGAACTCCTTGTTGCACTGTCTGGACGGTGGTCGCATCCGTCGCATGAGCGGGGTCGCACCGGGACCGGTGCGATGGAGTGCGCGCACGGCGCACCACATGGGAGAGCCGAGTCTATCCGCATCCCCACGCGCCGGTGAATCGCCCGCCCCCGATCGAA harbors:
- a CDS encoding aminoacyl-tRNA hydrolase gives rise to the protein MRRRPSPPSPRASGGLVVEPTVDVPASGPWLVVGLGNPGPTYAGNRHNIGFRVVDLLAERRGARFKRHRSRADFAEDHVAGQRCVLAKPQTYMNDSGTAVAGLCGFFKVATERLVVVHDELDVEFGQLRVKLGGGDNGHNGLRSIRRSIASGEYFRVRFGVGRPPGRQDPIDFLLRDFGRAERADLDYLVDRSADAVESLLADGLEQTQNLYNVRPPAC
- a CDS encoding 50S ribosomal protein L25/general stress protein Ctc; the protein is MSEVRIQAEPRTEFGKGAARRVRRAHKVPVVLYGHGTDPRHLSMPGHDLMLALKAPNVLLRIDGLAESELAIPKAVQRDPIKGILEHVDLLLVRRGEKVSVDIPLTIVGEVVVDGMLAVQLNSLTVQAEATHIPTEFEVNVDGLAIGEQLTAADVKLPSGVELDVDGDLLVLHIVPAPTAEELEADLPDAEAETADEGGEETEGGAGESADAETPEPAESSS